One stretch of Myxococcales bacterium DNA includes these proteins:
- a CDS encoding type IV pilus twitching motility protein PilT, whose product MVDLHQLLKLMVEKNASDLHVTTGTPPQLRVDGRLTPVNMPQLTASDTKRLCYSVLTENQRRTFEEENELDLSFGVKGLSRFRANIYKQRGAVAGAFRIIPFKTFSFQELGLPNVISDLVNRPAGLILVTGTTGCGKSTTLTSIIDKINMTRNQHIITVEDPIEYLHAHKGCIVNQREVHSDTESFTRALKYVLREDPDIVLIGEMRDKETIESALNIAETGHLTFATLHTSSAVQTINRIIDVFPQHQQQQVRAQLSMVLEGVICQQLLPRASGVGRVLAVEIMIPNAAIRNLIREDKVHQIYSQMQVGQAKWGMLTMNQSLVDLYRRGLITLKEAQGRSADLEEFNMMLEGKTPPKRG is encoded by the coding sequence GTGGTAGATCTACATCAGTTGCTCAAACTCATGGTCGAAAAAAACGCCAGCGACCTGCACGTGACGACCGGGACTCCGCCGCAACTGCGCGTCGACGGGCGCCTGACGCCGGTCAACATGCCGCAGCTTACCGCTTCCGACACCAAGCGCCTGTGCTACTCGGTGCTGACCGAAAACCAGCGGCGCACGTTCGAAGAGGAAAACGAGCTGGATCTGTCGTTCGGCGTCAAGGGCCTGTCGCGGTTCCGCGCCAACATCTACAAACAGCGCGGCGCCGTGGCCGGGGCGTTCCGGATCATCCCTTTCAAAACGTTTTCCTTTCAGGAACTGGGCCTGCCGAACGTCATCTCGGATCTGGTCAACCGTCCCGCGGGCCTGATTCTGGTCACCGGGACCACGGGCTGCGGCAAGTCCACGACCCTGACCAGCATCATCGACAAAATCAACATGACCCGGAACCAGCACATCATCACGGTCGAGGACCCGATCGAGTACCTGCACGCCCACAAGGGCTGCATCGTCAATCAGCGCGAGGTCCATTCCGATACCGAAAGCTTCACCCGCGCCCTGAAATACGTGCTGCGCGAGGATCCGGACATCGTGCTCATCGGCGAAATGCGCGACAAGGAAACCATCGAATCCGCATTGAACATCGCCGAAACCGGCCACCTGACCTTCGCCACCCTGCACACCAGCTCGGCGGTGCAGACGATCAACCGCATCATCGACGTCTTCCCGCAGCACCAGCAGCAACAGGTGCGCGCCCAGTTGTCGATGGTGCTCGAGGGCGTCATCTGCCAGCAGTTGTTGCCGCGGGCCAGCGGCGTCGGCCGGGTGCTGGCGGTGGAAATCATGATTCCCAACGCGGCGATTCGGAACCTGATCCGCGAGGACAAGGTTCACCAGATTTACAGCCAGATGCAGGTGGGTCAGGCCAAGTGGGGCATGTTGACGATGAACCAGTCGCTGGTCGATCTGTACCGTCGCGGCCTGATCACCTTGAAAGAGGCGCAGGGGCGGAGCGCCGACCTGGAAGAATTCAATATGATGTTGGAAGGAAAAACTCCACCCAAGCGCGGCTAA
- a CDS encoding type II secretion system F family protein, whose protein sequence is MPVYKWEGKSRTGQIIKGEMEAPNEDAVVQKLRGQQILASRIKPVGKKAFNITIGKEKITERDVVVFSRQFATMIDAGLPLVQCLEILISQQDNKTFAKILSEVKGDVEAGSTFAKALGKHPEVFDQLYVALVAAGEVGGILDTIMNRLSAYIEKSMKLKKKVKGALVYPSIVMTVAMGVAAVLLIWVIPVFKKMFEDFGGALPGPTQFLVNISEFLRGYWFIVFPAIFGLYFLYKYLSNTEKGRVIKDDISLKLPVFGELLRKVAVAKFTRTLGTMITSGVPILDGLEIVAKTAGNKTIEAAIMKTKDRIAEGKTIAEPLLESGVFPAMVCQMITVGEATGALDVMLAKIADFYDDEVDMATTNLTTLLEPIMMVFLGLMVGGMLIAMYLPIFKLVTVIG, encoded by the coding sequence ATGCCGGTTTATAAGTGGGAAGGTAAAAGCCGCACGGGGCAGATCATCAAAGGCGAGATGGAAGCCCCGAACGAGGACGCGGTCGTTCAAAAATTGCGCGGGCAGCAGATTCTGGCCAGCCGGATCAAGCCCGTCGGCAAGAAGGCCTTCAACATTACGATCGGCAAGGAAAAGATCACCGAACGCGACGTGGTGGTTTTTTCCCGGCAGTTCGCCACGATGATCGACGCCGGTCTGCCGCTGGTGCAATGCCTTGAAATTCTCATCAGCCAGCAGGACAACAAGACCTTCGCCAAGATCCTCTCGGAAGTCAAAGGCGATGTCGAAGCCGGTTCGACCTTCGCCAAGGCCCTGGGCAAGCACCCCGAGGTTTTCGACCAGTTGTATGTCGCGTTGGTCGCCGCCGGTGAAGTCGGCGGTATTCTCGACACCATCATGAACCGCCTGTCGGCCTACATCGAAAAATCGATGAAACTGAAAAAGAAGGTCAAGGGCGCGCTGGTCTACCCGTCCATCGTCATGACCGTGGCCATGGGCGTCGCGGCGGTATTGTTGATCTGGGTCATCCCCGTGTTCAAAAAGATGTTCGAGGACTTCGGCGGCGCCCTTCCCGGACCGACCCAATTCCTCGTCAACATCTCCGAATTCCTGCGCGGCTATTGGTTCATCGTTTTCCCGGCCATCTTCGGCTTGTACTTCCTCTACAAATACCTGTCCAACACCGAGAAGGGCAGAGTCATCAAAGACGACATCTCCTTGAAACTGCCCGTCTTCGGCGAATTGCTGCGCAAGGTGGCCGTCGCCAAGTTCACCCGAACCCTCGGCACGATGATCACCTCCGGCGTCCCGATTCTCGACGGCTTGGAAATCGTCGCCAAAACGGCCGGCAACAAAACGATCGAAGCCGCCATCATGAAAACCAAGGACCGGATCGCCGAAGGTAAAACCATCGCCGAACCGCTCCTCGAATCCGGCGTGTTCCCCGCGATGGTCTGCCAGATGATCACCGTCGGCGAAGCCACCGGCGCCCTCGACGTCATGCTGGCGAAAATCGCCGACTTTTACGACGACGAGGTCGACATGGCCACGACCAACCTGACCACCCTGCTCGAACCCATCATGATGGTGTTCCTGGGCCTGATGGTCGGTGGTATGTTGATCGCCATGTACCTGCCGATCTTCAAGCTCGTGACGGTCATTGGTTAA
- a CDS encoding PAS domain-containing protein, whose protein sequence is MVNKPTTAATLRSDEQLPSVEREQILQWLAFLRVVVAFFILGTTYFLYRSQSLIVPYSLIGVNVLVTLLSAVMIERQANNRLFVYFQIYWDFAFVSGLVYFTGGFDSLFSFLYILTIIFAAILTSRLHTNLIVLGCTFVYSLILVLQYLRVVNPLNLDPLEVALPSASEVTVKCLLNALAFFSSGLLASYLAARSKEAARQIEQQRQAMDDLRKLNDSIVQSLPIGLITVDADGVITFANRNVNAMLGRENGTCRGLNLAELLPALSDLGSHEKNQEIERLSVHRQKQILALTFADLQDTMGRVTGRMITMQDVTALRELEQVAKYTDRQTAIAKLAAGIAHEIRNPLASMSGSIQLLQSELTLEPIHAHLMNIVLRETDRLNNLINDFLAYARPTQRKDAVTDLSAVIAEQLGVLVNDPAFHEGIILKKNLEKDLICRFDPAQVRQILWNLFLNALQAMEETGGTLTVSARRSERHSGFIEIEIQDTGKGIPSEYLGSIFDPFFTTKEKGTGLGLTIAYRIVENHDGKIFVDSTPDRGTSFHVLIPG, encoded by the coding sequence TTGGTTAACAAACCCACGACCGCCGCCACTTTACGTTCGGACGAACAACTACCCTCCGTCGAGCGGGAACAGATCCTGCAATGGCTCGCTTTTCTGCGGGTTGTCGTCGCTTTTTTCATTCTCGGCACCACCTACTTTCTCTACCGCTCGCAATCGCTGATCGTTCCCTACAGCCTGATCGGCGTGAACGTGCTGGTCACCCTGCTGTCGGCGGTCATGATCGAGCGCCAGGCGAACAACCGCCTGTTCGTCTACTTTCAGATCTACTGGGATTTCGCGTTCGTCAGCGGGCTGGTGTATTTCACCGGCGGCTTTGACAGCCTATTCAGCTTTTTGTACATCCTGACGATCATCTTCGCCGCCATTCTGACCAGCCGCCTCCATACCAATCTCATCGTCCTGGGCTGCACTTTCGTTTATTCCCTGATCCTGGTGCTGCAATACCTGCGGGTGGTCAATCCGCTCAACCTCGATCCGCTGGAGGTGGCGCTGCCCAGCGCCAGCGAGGTGACCGTCAAGTGCCTGCTCAACGCCCTGGCGTTTTTCAGTTCGGGCTTGCTGGCCAGCTACCTGGCGGCCCGCAGCAAGGAAGCGGCCCGGCAGATCGAACAGCAGCGGCAGGCGATGGACGACTTGCGCAAGCTCAACGACAGCATCGTCCAGTCGCTGCCGATCGGGTTGATCACGGTGGACGCGGACGGCGTCATCACCTTCGCCAACCGCAACGTCAACGCCATGCTGGGCCGCGAGAACGGAACCTGCCGGGGCCTGAACCTGGCGGAATTGTTACCCGCGTTGAGCGATCTGGGTTCCCACGAAAAAAACCAGGAAATCGAGCGGCTGTCGGTCCATCGGCAAAAACAGATCCTGGCGCTGACCTTCGCCGATCTGCAGGACACGATGGGCCGCGTCACCGGCCGCATGATCACCATGCAGGACGTCACGGCCCTGCGCGAGCTGGAACAGGTGGCCAAATACACCGACCGCCAGACCGCGATCGCCAAGCTCGCCGCCGGCATCGCCCATGAAATCCGCAATCCGTTGGCCAGCATGTCCGGTTCCATTCAATTGCTGCAAAGCGAATTGACGCTCGAACCGATCCACGCGCACCTGATGAACATCGTCTTGCGCGAAACCGACCGGCTCAACAATTTGATCAATGATTTTCTGGCCTATGCGCGCCCCACCCAGCGCAAGGACGCCGTCACCGACTTGTCGGCCGTCATCGCCGAGCAACTGGGCGTCCTGGTCAACGATCCGGCTTTTCACGAGGGGATCATCCTCAAGAAAAACCTTGAAAAAGACCTGATTTGCCGCTTCGATCCCGCGCAAGTACGCCAAATTCTTTGGAATTTGTTCCTCAACGCGCTGCAAGCCATGGAAGAGACCGGGGGCACGCTGACGGTTTCCGCCCGTCGTTCCGAACGTCATAGCGGTTTTATCGAAATCGAGATCCAGGACACCGGCAAGGGGATTCCGAGCGAATATCTCGGTTCCATCTTCGATCCGTTCTTCACCACCAAGGAAAAAGGCACCGGCCTGGGGCTGACCATCGCCTATCGGATTGTCGAAAACCATGACGGCAAAATTTTCGTCGATTCGACTCCCGATCGCGGGACCTCGTTTCATGTGCTGATTCCCGGCTGA
- a CDS encoding pyruvate synthase: MIEIRFHGRGGQGAVTSAELLAQAAIAEGKYAQAFPSFGPERRGAPVLAYARIDDKPIRLRQAIYEPNLAIVLEEALMNIVDVESGMGDKGIVVVNTHKSIAELRKRYKLKGLVWRVDATKLALEILGRPITNTTMLGALIRASNCVELKSMEAPLMERFGKIGPRNLEVLKRAHAESVSEDAQ, from the coding sequence ATGATCGAAATTCGTTTTCACGGTCGCGGAGGTCAAGGCGCCGTGACCAGCGCGGAACTGCTGGCCCAAGCGGCAATCGCCGAGGGCAAGTACGCACAGGCCTTCCCCAGCTTCGGTCCCGAACGGCGCGGCGCGCCGGTTCTGGCTTACGCGCGGATCGACGACAAACCGATCCGGCTGCGCCAGGCGATCTATGAGCCCAATCTGGCCATCGTGCTTGAAGAAGCGTTGATGAACATCGTCGACGTCGAATCGGGCATGGGCGACAAGGGCATCGTCGTGGTCAATACCCACAAGTCGATCGCGGAACTGCGCAAGCGCTACAAACTCAAGGGCCTGGTCTGGCGCGTCGACGCCACCAAGCTCGCCTTGGAAATCCTCGGCCGGCCGATCACCAACACCACCATGCTCGGCGCGTTGATCCGGGCCTCCAATTGCGTGGAACTGAAAAGTATGGAAGCTCCGCTCATGGAGCGGTTCGGCAAAATCGGCCCGCGCAACCTCGAAGTGCTCAAACGCGCTCACGCGGAGTCCGTCTCGGAGGATGCCCAATGA
- a CDS encoding 4Fe-4S binding protein — protein MKTKLFPAWTEVTLGCVVPEPGTAVEYKTGDWRSFYPKTDETKCVACGLCWILCPDDSRRLVKRQKAVPGSLYDTYFDFNFNYCKGCGICAAECPTQAIVMLEEVK, from the coding sequence ATGAAGACCAAGTTGTTTCCCGCCTGGACCGAGGTGACCCTCGGTTGCGTGGTCCCCGAACCCGGCACCGCCGTCGAATACAAGACCGGTGATTGGCGCAGCTTCTATCCGAAGACCGACGAGACCAAGTGCGTCGCCTGCGGCCTCTGCTGGATCCTCTGCCCCGACGACTCCCGCCGGTTGGTCAAGCGCCAGAAGGCCGTCCCGGGCTCGTTGTATGACACCTACTTCGATTTCAACTTCAACTACTGCAAAGGCTGCGGCATCTGCGCCGCGGAATGCCCCACCCAGGCGATCGTCATGTTGGAGGAGGTCAAATAA
- the porA gene encoding pyruvate ferredoxin oxidoreductase has protein sequence MEVGKPLGIEVSIAQAEVVAQCDVDCIAAYPITPQTHIVEHLSEIVNNGELEAAYIPVESEHSAMSACIGTAAVGARTFTATCSQGLALMHEILYIASAMRYPIVMSCVNRALSGPINIWGDQSDIMAERDTGWIQIFTENGQEVCDQTICAFRIAEDHRVLLPTIVNMDGFQMSHVIEPIVFYDTAKIREFVGVYQPLQRLDPREPMMFGPVGIPEVYTETKKKHDDVLIKSQAVIEEVWAEFAKKFGRAYHAVETYRADDAEYLLLTVGGLSETASVAIDRLREQGVKVGQIKLRLWRPFPFAQIKAALEGVKGVFVFDRCLTTGGTGGPFGTEIKASLYNLAKRPVLVNFVGGLGGRDVTVANFRDMVLKGIGYVEQGQAPVYEMVGVRE, from the coding sequence ATGGAAGTGGGCAAACCGCTCGGCATCGAGGTCTCGATCGCCCAGGCCGAGGTGGTGGCGCAATGCGACGTGGATTGCATTGCGGCCTATCCGATCACGCCGCAGACCCACATCGTGGAGCACCTGTCGGAAATCGTTAATAACGGCGAACTGGAAGCCGCCTATATCCCCGTGGAATCCGAGCACTCGGCGATGAGCGCCTGCATCGGCACCGCGGCGGTCGGCGCGCGCACCTTCACCGCCACCTGCAGCCAGGGCCTGGCCCTGATGCACGAAATACTCTACATCGCCTCGGCCATGCGGTACCCGATCGTCATGTCGTGCGTGAACCGGGCGCTCTCGGGCCCGATCAACATCTGGGGCGACCAGAGCGACATCATGGCCGAACGCGATACCGGCTGGATTCAGATCTTCACCGAAAACGGCCAGGAAGTGTGCGATCAGACGATCTGCGCCTTCCGCATCGCCGAGGATCACCGGGTCCTGTTGCCGACCATCGTCAATATGGACGGCTTCCAGATGAGCCACGTGATCGAGCCGATCGTCTTTTACGATACGGCCAAGATCCGCGAATTCGTCGGCGTCTACCAGCCGCTGCAGCGCCTCGACCCGCGCGAGCCGATGATGTTCGGCCCGGTCGGCATTCCCGAGGTCTACACCGAAACCAAGAAAAAGCACGACGACGTGCTGATCAAAAGCCAGGCGGTCATCGAGGAAGTGTGGGCCGAATTCGCGAAAAAATTCGGCCGCGCCTACCACGCGGTGGAAACCTACCGCGCCGATGACGCCGAGTATCTGCTGCTCACCGTGGGCGGCCTGAGCGAAACCGCCTCGGTGGCCATCGACCGGCTGCGCGAGCAGGGCGTCAAGGTCGGCCAGATCAAATTGCGCCTGTGGCGGCCGTTCCCCTTCGCCCAGATCAAGGCGGCGCTGGAAGGCGTGAAAGGCGTGTTCGTGTTCGACCGTTGCCTGACCACCGGCGGCACCGGCGGCCCGTTCGGCACGGAAATCAAGGCGAGCCTGTACAATCTGGCCAAGCGGCCCGTCCTGGTCAATTTCGTCGGCGGCCTCGGCGGCCGCGACGTCACGGTCGCCAATTTCCGCGACATGGTGCTCAAGGGCATCGGCTACGTCGAGCAGGGACAGGCGCCGGTCTACGAAATGGTGGGGGTGCGCGAATGA
- a CDS encoding pyruvate ferredoxin oxidoreductase (catalyzes the formation of acetyl-CoA from pyruvate and coenzyme A) has protein sequence MNEINYGVYASRMLPKEELFVHGHRACQGCIPALMLRQITKATGRDLIVCNATGCMEIIASPYPFNAWRVPWIHVAFENTAAVASGVSSGIEILKQKKRFYHDYPGKIAVMGIGGDGGTMDIGIQALSGALERGHDMFYVCYDNEAYMNTGIQRSSGTPLGASTTTSPAGKAVPGQVTWKKNFAEIAAAHNIPYVATACPSYPFDLMRKVKKAAEVNGPAVLHVFAPCPTGWRCEANSGIKLGRLAVEAGIFPLYEVINGKYTINLDIETVKKSVEDPVAEITNYFFQQGRFRHLKTKEELLNQIRDRVRAEWAKLKVKAEL, from the coding sequence ATGAACGAGATCAACTACGGAGTCTACGCCTCGCGGATGTTGCCCAAGGAGGAGCTCTTCGTGCACGGCCATCGGGCCTGCCAGGGCTGCATTCCGGCGCTGATGCTGCGCCAGATCACCAAGGCCACCGGCCGCGACCTGATCGTCTGCAACGCCACCGGCTGCATGGAAATCATCGCCAGCCCGTATCCCTTCAACGCCTGGCGGGTGCCCTGGATCCACGTGGCGTTCGAAAACACCGCCGCCGTGGCGTCGGGCGTCAGCTCGGGCATCGAAATCCTCAAGCAGAAAAAGCGCTTCTACCACGATTACCCGGGCAAGATCGCGGTGATGGGCATCGGCGGCGACGGCGGCACGATGGACATCGGCATCCAGGCGCTTTCCGGCGCGCTGGAGCGCGGCCACGACATGTTCTACGTCTGCTACGACAACGAAGCCTACATGAACACCGGCATTCAGCGTTCGTCGGGCACCCCGTTGGGCGCCTCGACGACCACCAGCCCGGCCGGCAAGGCCGTTCCGGGTCAGGTGACCTGGAAGAAAAACTTCGCGGAGATCGCCGCGGCGCACAACATTCCGTACGTCGCCACGGCGTGCCCGAGCTACCCGTTCGACCTGATGCGCAAGGTCAAGAAAGCGGCCGAGGTCAACGGCCCGGCCGTGTTGCACGTGTTCGCGCCTTGCCCCACCGGCTGGCGGTGCGAGGCCAATTCGGGCATCAAGCTGGGACGGTTGGCGGTGGAAGCCGGCATCTTCCCGCTCTACGAAGTGATCAACGGCAAATACACGATCAACCTCGATATCGAGACCGTCAAGAAATCGGTCGAGGATCCGGTGGCTGAAATCACCAATTACTTCTTCCAACAGGGCCGCTTCCGTCACCTGAAGACCAAGGAAGAGCTGCTGAACCAGATTCGTGATCGGGTTCGCGCGGAATGGGCCAAGTTGAAAGTCAAAGCGGAGTTGTGA
- a CDS encoding NAD(P)H-dependent oxidoreductase subunit E — MCAAVFEKSKIDLIIDKYGNHPSNLILVLQDIQALYRYLPEDALLYLSDRLGVPVSRIFNVATFYKAFSLKPKGKHEVHVCMGTACHVRGAKLILDTVSRELGIGAGDTSTDLKYSLDTVNCLGSCALGPLVVVDQEYIGHATSQKMKKIIDNLKKEE; from the coding sequence ATGTGTGCGGCAGTTTTCGAGAAGAGTAAAATCGATCTGATCATCGACAAGTACGGGAATCATCCGTCCAACCTGATTCTCGTGCTCCAAGATATTCAGGCGCTGTATCGCTATTTGCCTGAAGATGCCCTGCTGTACCTGAGCGACCGGCTCGGCGTGCCCGTCTCGCGCATCTTCAACGTCGCGACCTTCTACAAGGCCTTCAGCCTGAAGCCCAAGGGCAAACACGAAGTCCATGTCTGCATGGGCACCGCCTGCCACGTGCGCGGCGCCAAGCTGATCCTGGACACCGTCTCCCGCGAACTGGGGATCGGGGCCGGCGACACGTCGACCGATCTCAAGTACTCGCTGGATACCGTGAATTGCCTGGGTAGCTGCGCGTTGGGGCCGCTGGTGGTGGTGGATCAGGAATACATCGGCCACGCCACCTCGCAAAAGATGAAGAAGATCATCGACAACCTGAAGAAAGAGGAATAG
- a CDS encoding 4Fe-4S binding protein, whose protein sequence is MERLTSYAALEELRRKLIAARDPQRPMIAVCAGTGCIGCGATHVVAAFQQELEQRGLKEKVDFRATGCHGYCERGTLVVIHPQKVFYQTVKAEDVPEIIERTVLKGEIIERLQYSAGPDQPKVMHEHDVPFYKNQQRLVFSMNGFIDPTSIEDYLAMGGYAALAKALQNPHPESIIDEVKKAGLRGRGGGGFPTGVKWESCRQAKGEPKYVLCNADEGDPGAYMDRSLLEGNPHLVLEGMLIGAYAIGSHDGYIYVRNEYPLAVKHTMIALEKMRELGLLGENILGSGYSFDVKVSRGGGAFVCGESTALMASLEGLPGEPRAKYVHTIEHGLYDKPSNLNNVETWANVPYIVLHGADEYRKIGTAGSPGTKIFSLVGKVNNTGLIEVPMGITLRDIIFKIGGGIPKNKKFKAVQTGGPSGGCIPESFLDLPVDFDKLYEVGSMMGSGGLIVMDEETCMVDVARYFTAFLCDESCGKCVPCREGLMQLRNILQDICDGKGRPGDLELIEELGETVTACSLCALGQTATNPVLSTLRFFRDEYLAHIEQHRCPAGNCKALITYRIDAEKCIACGACKRACPSEAVVGAKKVKHSILVDKCIKCGQCYEVCPTDAVIKE, encoded by the coding sequence ATGGAACGGCTCACCAGCTATGCGGCACTGGAAGAGTTACGGCGGAAACTGATCGCCGCGCGCGACCCGCAGCGACCGATGATCGCGGTCTGCGCCGGCACCGGGTGCATCGGCTGCGGCGCGACGCACGTCGTCGCGGCGTTCCAGCAAGAACTGGAACAGCGCGGCCTGAAAGAGAAAGTCGATTTCCGCGCCACCGGCTGCCACGGCTATTGCGAACGCGGCACCTTGGTGGTCATCCATCCGCAAAAAGTGTTCTACCAGACGGTCAAGGCGGAAGACGTCCCCGAGATCATCGAACGGACGGTTCTCAAGGGCGAGATCATCGAGCGGCTGCAATATTCGGCCGGCCCGGATCAGCCGAAAGTCATGCACGAGCACGACGTGCCGTTCTACAAGAATCAGCAGCGGCTGGTTTTCTCGATGAACGGCTTCATCGATCCGACCTCCATTGAAGATTACCTCGCGATGGGCGGTTACGCCGCGCTGGCCAAGGCGCTGCAGAATCCCCATCCCGAATCGATCATCGACGAAGTGAAAAAAGCCGGCCTGCGGGGCCGGGGCGGCGGCGGCTTCCCGACCGGCGTCAAGTGGGAGTCGTGCCGCCAGGCGAAGGGCGAGCCGAAATACGTGCTGTGCAACGCCGACGAAGGCGACCCCGGCGCGTACATGGACCGCTCGCTGCTCGAGGGCAATCCGCACCTGGTGCTCGAAGGCATGCTCATCGGCGCCTACGCCATCGGTTCGCACGACGGTTACATCTACGTGCGCAACGAATACCCGCTGGCGGTCAAGCACACGATGATCGCGCTGGAAAAGATGCGCGAGCTGGGCTTGCTGGGCGAGAACATCCTGGGTTCGGGATACTCGTTCGACGTCAAGGTCAGCCGCGGCGGCGGCGCGTTCGTCTGCGGCGAATCGACGGCGCTGATGGCGTCGCTCGAGGGCCTGCCCGGCGAACCGCGCGCCAAATACGTGCACACGATCGAACACGGCCTCTACGACAAGCCCAGCAACCTCAACAACGTCGAGACCTGGGCCAACGTGCCGTACATCGTGCTGCACGGCGCCGACGAATACCGCAAGATCGGCACCGCCGGCAGCCCGGGCACCAAGATCTTCTCGCTGGTCGGCAAGGTCAACAACACCGGCCTGATCGAAGTGCCGATGGGCATCACGCTGCGCGACATCATCTTCAAGATCGGCGGCGGCATCCCCAAGAACAAGAAGTTCAAGGCCGTGCAGACCGGCGGCCCGTCAGGCGGCTGCATTCCCGAATCGTTCCTCGACCTGCCCGTCGATTTCGACAAACTGTACGAGGTCGGCTCGATGATGGGCTCCGGCGGTTTGATCGTCATGGACGAGGAAACCTGCATGGTCGACGTAGCCCGTTACTTCACCGCCTTCCTCTGCGACGAAAGCTGCGGCAAATGCGTGCCGTGCCGCGAAGGCCTGATGCAGCTGCGCAATATCCTGCAGGACATCTGCGACGGCAAGGGCCGGCCCGGCGACCTCGAACTGATCGAGGAACTGGGCGAGACGGTCACCGCCTGCAGCCTGTGCGCCCTCGGCCAGACGGCCACCAACCCCGTGCTGTCCACCCTGCGGTTCTTCCGCGACGAATACCTGGCGCACATCGAACAGCACCGCTGCCCGGCCGGCAACTGCAAGGCGCTGATCACCTACCGGATCGACGCCGAAAAGTGTATCGCCTGCGGCGCCTGCAAACGCGCCTGCCCTTCCGAAGCGGTCGTCGGCGCCAAGAAAGTCAAGCATTCCATTCTCGTCGACAAGTGCATCAAGTGCGGTCAATGCTACGAGGTGTGCCCAACCGACGCGGTTATCAAGGAGTGA
- a CDS encoding 2Fe-2S iron-sulfur cluster binding domain-containing protein: MAELIKITVNGKEIAVPYDTPLIDACREAGARVPTLCHNENLPAYGVCRICSVEVNEGRRTRIVPSCVYTVRKEVKVETDTDRIRRHRAMLLKLLLARCPEVEVVKKLAAEYGVAAAPERFVKRNDDCILCGLCVQTCRNIVGVAALAFESRGTDRKVAVPFDKENPVCIACGACAYICPTQCIDFHDEKGVRHLDKWHRQAEMMVCEKCGKYWLPDAFQNEMAHRMGLDPASFKVCPDCR; this comes from the coding sequence ATGGCCGAGCTGATTAAAATCACCGTCAACGGCAAGGAAATTGCCGTGCCCTACGATACCCCGCTCATCGACGCCTGCCGCGAGGCGGGAGCGCGCGTGCCGACCTTGTGCCACAACGAAAACCTGCCCGCCTACGGCGTCTGCCGTATCTGCTCGGTGGAAGTCAACGAAGGCCGCCGGACCCGCATCGTCCCGTCCTGCGTTTACACGGTGCGCAAGGAAGTAAAGGTCGAAACCGACACCGACCGCATCCGCCGCCATCGCGCCATGTTGCTTAAATTGCTGCTGGCGCGCTGCCCGGAGGTGGAAGTCGTTAAAAAACTGGCCGCCGAGTACGGCGTCGCCGCGGCGCCGGAACGGTTCGTCAAACGCAACGACGACTGCATCCTGTGCGGCCTGTGCGTGCAGACCTGCCGGAACATCGTCGGCGTGGCGGCCCTGGCTTTCGAAAGCCGCGGCACCGACCGCAAGGTGGCCGTCCCGTTCGACAAGGAAAACCCGGTGTGCATCGCCTGCGGCGCCTGCGCCTACATTTGCCCGACGCAGTGCATCGACTTCCACGACGAAAAGGGCGTCCGCCATTTGGACAAATGGCACCGCCAGGCCGAGATGATGGTTTGCGAAAAGTGCGGCAAGTACTGGCTGCCCGACGCCTTCCAGAACGAGATGGCCCACCGCATGGGCCTCGATCCGGCTTCGTTCAAGGTGTGCCCGGACTGCCGGTAA